The Micromonospora sp. Llam0 genome includes a window with the following:
- the xylB gene encoding xylulokinase, whose translation MTLVAGVDSSTQSCKVVIRDADTGKLVREGRAAHPDGTEVHPDAWWAALQQAVDSAGGLDDVSAAAVAGQQHGMVCLDETGQVVRPAPLWNDTRSAGAATELIDEFGGGTAGRQAWADAVGLVPVASFTITKLRWLARTEPASADRTAAVCLPHDWLTWRLAGTGDLAALRTDRSDASGTGYWSAATGQYRPDLLEHAFGRTPLVPTVLGPNDPAGALRSGAPLGPGAGDNAAAALGVGARPGDVIVSIGTSGTVFSVADTPAADPSGTVAGFADTTGRFLPLVATLNAARVLDAAVTMLGVDHDRLAELALSAPAGADGLVLVPYLEGERTPDRPTATGSLHGLTLATSTPAHLARAAVEGMLCALADGLDALVAQGAAVNRVILVGGGARSAAVRRIAPEVFGCPVLVPPPGEYVADGAARQAAWLALGTPDAPDWTPADTEEYAADAVPAIRDRYADARDHVLNRVTAS comes from the coding sequence GTGACCCTCGTCGCCGGCGTCGACTCGTCGACCCAGTCGTGCAAGGTGGTGATCCGCGACGCGGACACCGGCAAGCTGGTCCGTGAGGGCCGGGCGGCGCATCCGGACGGCACCGAGGTGCACCCGGACGCCTGGTGGGCGGCGCTGCAACAGGCCGTCGACTCCGCCGGCGGGCTGGACGACGTGTCCGCCGCCGCCGTCGCCGGCCAGCAGCACGGCATGGTCTGTCTGGACGAGACCGGCCAGGTGGTCCGGCCGGCTCCGCTGTGGAACGACACCCGCTCGGCCGGTGCCGCCACCGAACTGATCGACGAGTTCGGCGGCGGCACCGCCGGGCGGCAGGCCTGGGCCGACGCGGTCGGCCTGGTGCCGGTGGCCAGCTTCACCATCACCAAACTGCGCTGGCTGGCCCGCACCGAGCCGGCGTCGGCCGACCGTACGGCCGCGGTCTGCCTCCCGCACGACTGGCTGACCTGGCGGCTGGCCGGCACCGGCGACCTGGCCGCGCTGCGCACCGACCGCAGCGACGCCAGCGGCACCGGCTACTGGTCGGCCGCGACCGGCCAGTACCGCCCCGACCTGCTCGAACACGCCTTTGGTCGGACGCCGCTGGTGCCGACCGTGCTCGGCCCCAACGACCCGGCCGGCGCGCTGCGCTCCGGCGCCCCGCTCGGCCCCGGGGCCGGCGACAACGCCGCCGCCGCGCTCGGCGTCGGCGCCCGCCCCGGCGACGTGATCGTGTCGATCGGCACCTCCGGCACCGTGTTCAGCGTCGCCGACACCCCGGCCGCCGACCCCAGCGGCACGGTCGCCGGCTTCGCCGACACCACCGGCCGGTTCCTGCCACTGGTCGCCACCCTCAACGCCGCCCGGGTGCTCGACGCCGCCGTCACCATGCTCGGCGTCGACCACGACCGGCTGGCCGAGCTGGCGCTGAGCGCGCCGGCCGGCGCCGACGGGCTGGTGCTGGTGCCGTACCTCGAAGGGGAACGCACCCCGGACCGGCCGACGGCCACCGGCTCGCTGCACGGGCTCACCCTGGCCACCAGCACCCCAGCGCACCTGGCGCGGGCCGCCGTCGAGGGCATGCTCTGCGCGCTCGCCGACGGCCTGGACGCCCTGGTCGCCCAGGGCGCGGCCGTCAACCGGGTCATTCTGGTCGGCGGCGGGGCGCGCTCTGCGGCGGTACGCCGGATCGCGCCCGAGGTGTTCGGCTGCCCGGTGCTGGTGCCGCCGCCGGGGGAGTACGTCGCCGACGGTGCCGCCCGGCAGGCCGCCTGGCTGGCGCTGGGCACCCCAGACGCGCCGGACTGGACCCCGGCCGACACCGAGGAGTACGCCGCCGACGCAGTGCCCGCCATCCGCGACCGGTACGCCGACGCCCGCGACCACGTCCTGAACCGGGTCACCGCCAGCTGA
- a CDS encoding helix-turn-helix transcriptional regulator, which produces MSASEYLVEDLRRVREMLGLTQESWGERLHFSASHVGAVERGERPALPDYLGAVDRVYGTAFMKFYREFIRGEWTPVWYRPFVEYEGRAKLLRIFQPMVMPGLLQTEAYARALLQALNTKPEELEPTLAARLDRQEIVTRATNACRLVVVLDEIVLRRSVGGPEVMRDQLKAIADANQRQNVQVHIVPFTTGGYPGVLGPMVLATVDGRTVGFLEGHLEGRLIEATDATEALEEDWETIRGYALPGQQSHEMIMEAIETWS; this is translated from the coding sequence ATGTCTGCGAGCGAGTATCTGGTAGAGGACCTCCGTCGTGTCCGGGAGATGCTGGGGCTCACCCAGGAGTCCTGGGGTGAGCGCCTGCACTTCTCGGCGTCGCACGTCGGCGCGGTGGAGCGCGGCGAGCGGCCGGCGCTGCCGGACTACCTCGGCGCGGTGGACCGGGTGTACGGCACCGCGTTCATGAAGTTCTATCGGGAGTTCATCCGTGGCGAGTGGACCCCGGTGTGGTATCGACCGTTCGTCGAGTACGAGGGCCGCGCGAAACTGCTGCGGATCTTCCAGCCGATGGTGATGCCCGGCCTGTTGCAGACCGAGGCGTACGCGCGTGCCCTGTTGCAGGCGCTCAACACCAAGCCGGAGGAGCTTGAGCCGACCCTGGCCGCCCGACTGGACCGCCAGGAAATCGTCACCCGGGCCACCAACGCCTGCCGACTGGTGGTGGTGCTCGACGAAATCGTGTTGCGCCGGTCGGTGGGCGGGCCGGAGGTGATGCGCGACCAGTTGAAGGCGATCGCCGACGCCAACCAACGGCAGAACGTGCAGGTACACATCGTGCCGTTCACCACCGGAGGCTATCCAGGGGTGCTCGGGCCGATGGTGCTCGCGACCGTGGACGGCCGGACGGTCGGCTTCCTCGAAGGCCACCTGGAGGGGCGGCTGATCGAGGCCACGGATGCCACCGAGGCGCTGGAAGAGGACTGGGAGACGATCCGGGGGTACGCTCTGCCCGGCCAGCAGTCCCACGAGATGATCATGGAGGCGATCGAGACATGGAGCTGA
- a CDS encoding DUF397 domain-containing protein has translation MELTEARWRKSTRSDSANCVEVADNLPGRVYVRDTKNRDGGTLAFAPSSWSSFVELAKKYA, from the coding sequence ATGGAGCTGACCGAGGCGCGTTGGCGCAAGAGCACCAGGTCCGACTCGGCGAACTGTGTCGAGGTGGCCGACAACCTACCGGGCCGCGTCTACGTCCGGGACACCAAGAACCGCGACGGCGGTACGTTGGCCTTCGCCCCGTCGTCCTGGTCGAGCTTCGTCGAGCTGGCGAAGAAGTACGCCTGA
- a CDS encoding TetR/AcrR family transcriptional regulator, which translates to MAAGATRRTYHHGALRDALLAGARELLAERGAEGFSLNELARRVGVSSAAPYRHFTDREALLSALRDEGYDAFGAAQRAAAAQATDPADRIIRLVAAYLRFAEENSAIFGMMFRQWSWAEVRPDTFAPLVDAVAEAQEAGFLPAGQSATALARTIWCTVHGLTTLRLNGGLTKLGLDAPTDQLIRDTFAAILRDPAG; encoded by the coding sequence ATGGCAGCTGGGGCCACTCGCCGGACGTACCACCACGGAGCGCTACGCGATGCGCTGCTCGCCGGCGCGCGGGAGTTGCTGGCCGAACGCGGCGCGGAGGGCTTCAGCCTCAACGAGCTGGCCCGGCGGGTCGGCGTCAGCTCCGCAGCGCCGTACCGGCACTTCACCGACCGCGAGGCGCTGCTGTCCGCGCTGCGTGACGAGGGGTACGACGCGTTCGGTGCTGCCCAGCGCGCCGCCGCCGCGCAGGCAACCGACCCCGCCGACCGCATCATCCGCCTGGTCGCCGCGTACCTGCGCTTCGCCGAGGAGAACAGCGCAATCTTCGGCATGATGTTCCGGCAGTGGTCGTGGGCCGAGGTAAGGCCTGACACCTTCGCGCCCCTGGTTGACGCGGTAGCCGAGGCGCAGGAGGCGGGTTTCCTGCCCGCCGGTCAGTCCGCCACCGCGCTGGCCCGCACCATCTGGTGCACCGTCCACGGCCTGACCACCCTGCGTCTCAACGGTGGCCTGACGAAACTCGGCCTGGACGCCCCGACGGACCAGCTGATCCGGGACACGTTCGCGGCGATCCTGCGCGACCCGGCCGGCTGA
- a CDS encoding DUF2306 domain-containing protein — protein MSDTAVVASPPVRTTSGRPVRRSRTGWTAVLLTSLAIGGFSLYTYASADLRALADDGAGLAGTYVDAPLPVRVAFFVHVALGSLALLLGPWQFSQRLRRRWPVAHRSVGVVYLLTVGVAAVSALVMLPFNQARMVGFFGFGAVALLWAFTAWRGFDTARRRDLRQHQAWMIRNYALTFAAVTLRSWVGVLLAVQLPFAGPDADPDLLFETAYAAVPFLSWLPNVIVAEWLIRRRDLPSFRLVDRTPDQGVSRAS, from the coding sequence ATGAGCGACACAGCAGTGGTGGCGTCACCACCGGTGCGGACGACCAGCGGCAGGCCGGTGCGGCGGTCCCGCACCGGCTGGACGGCGGTGCTGTTGACCTCGCTCGCGATCGGCGGGTTCTCGTTGTACACCTACGCCAGCGCTGACCTGCGTGCACTCGCCGATGACGGTGCCGGGCTGGCCGGCACCTATGTGGATGCGCCGTTGCCGGTCCGGGTGGCGTTCTTCGTCCACGTCGCCCTCGGCTCGCTTGCGCTGCTGCTCGGGCCGTGGCAGTTCTCCCAGCGGCTGCGCCGCCGCTGGCCGGTGGCCCACCGCTCGGTCGGCGTGGTGTACCTGCTCACCGTCGGTGTCGCGGCGGTGAGCGCGCTGGTGATGCTGCCGTTCAACCAGGCCCGGATGGTCGGCTTCTTCGGGTTCGGCGCAGTCGCGCTGCTCTGGGCATTCACGGCGTGGCGCGGCTTCGACACCGCGCGGCGGCGGGACCTGCGCCAGCACCAGGCCTGGATGATTCGCAACTACGCGTTGACGTTCGCCGCTGTCACCCTGCGCTCGTGGGTCGGCGTCCTCCTCGCCGTACAGTTGCCGTTCGCCGGGCCGGACGCGGATCCGGACCTGCTGTTCGAGACCGCCTACGCCGCCGTGCCGTTCCTGTCCTGGTTGCCCAACGTGATCGTCGCCGAATGGCTGATCCGCCGACGCGACCTGCCCTCGTTCCGCCTCGTCGACCGAACCCCGGACCAGGGCGTGTCCCGCGCATCATGA
- a CDS encoding antitoxin — MSDDSAEPIKERAAAASKSPSAYVARQPIKITGSSTNIEIVQRLKTRNRSIGPLTSEIVEAVQNSRR, encoded by the coding sequence ATGTCCGATGATTCCGCCGAGCCGATCAAGGAGCGGGCGGCGGCAGCCAGCAAGTCGCCGTCGGCCTACGTCGCCCGCCAACCGATCAAGATCACCGGAAGTTCGACGAACATTGAGATCGTTCAGCGGCTCAAGACCCGGAACCGATCTATTGGTCCACTGACGTCTGAGATCGTCGAGGCGGTGCAGAACAGTCGACGATGA
- a CDS encoding MFS transporter — MTLTGGRAHRIYSVVVFIVLASLDNVAIGLVPPLYGSIADTYAVPEGAIGAVTAATFLISAIAAVGWAYVGDHGDRKPLLMAGTVIWGLGAAGTALAGSYPLFFAAQLVAAVGLGAVASVGFSVVSDLITPGRRGLVMSFWGLSQGVGTLAGTLLGGLLGHVDWRRPFLVLAAAGLAATVAYLFTVDVRRGQSQPELAGRFAAGGEYEHRISRADLPTIARRRTNVWLVAQGLTAQVAFGSLVWLPALFRARAEEQGYTAGTAIIVGSVFATLFQLGGALSIVGGLVGDRLQRRTPRGRALVAAVGILAAVPFYLVLFFVPMRIDVPDGAGAGAVTAAVLGGVFTEPTIGLSFLTALLALALTSANSPNWFALIADVNPPEHRGTVYSLGNLVNGVGRATGNALLPVALRAVGGVVPPPLNYAVGLAVFQLFFIPTGIMYWLASRTAPGDIADVHTLLSERAAGPRR, encoded by the coding sequence ATGACGCTGACCGGTGGGCGGGCGCACCGCATCTACAGCGTCGTCGTGTTCATCGTGCTCGCCTCGCTGGACAACGTGGCGATCGGCCTGGTCCCGCCGCTGTACGGCAGCATCGCCGACACGTACGCCGTACCGGAAGGGGCGATCGGCGCGGTCACCGCCGCGACCTTCCTGATCAGCGCGATCGCCGCGGTCGGCTGGGCGTACGTCGGCGACCACGGCGACCGCAAACCGTTGCTGATGGCCGGTACGGTGATCTGGGGCCTCGGCGCGGCCGGCACCGCCCTCGCCGGCAGCTACCCGCTGTTCTTCGCCGCGCAGCTCGTCGCCGCCGTCGGGCTCGGCGCGGTCGCCTCGGTCGGCTTCTCCGTGGTCAGCGACCTGATCACCCCCGGCCGGCGGGGCCTGGTGATGAGCTTCTGGGGGCTGTCGCAGGGCGTCGGCACCCTCGCCGGCACCCTGCTCGGTGGGCTGCTCGGGCACGTCGACTGGCGGCGGCCGTTCCTGGTGCTGGCCGCCGCCGGGCTGGCCGCCACGGTCGCGTACCTGTTCACCGTCGACGTGCGGCGCGGGCAGAGCCAGCCGGAGCTGGCCGGCCGGTTCGCCGCCGGCGGCGAGTACGAGCACCGGATCAGCCGGGCCGATCTGCCGACGATCGCCCGACGGCGGACCAACGTCTGGCTGGTGGCGCAGGGCCTCACCGCCCAGGTGGCGTTCGGTTCGCTGGTGTGGCTGCCGGCGCTGTTCCGGGCCCGCGCCGAGGAGCAGGGCTACACCGCCGGTACGGCGATCATCGTCGGCAGTGTCTTCGCCACCCTGTTCCAGCTCGGCGGCGCGCTGTCGATCGTCGGTGGGCTGGTCGGCGACCGGCTGCAACGGCGTACCCCTCGGGGTCGGGCCCTGGTCGCGGCGGTCGGCATCCTCGCCGCGGTGCCGTTCTACCTGGTGCTGTTCTTCGTGCCGATGCGCATCGACGTGCCGGACGGCGCTGGTGCCGGTGCGGTGACCGCCGCCGTGCTGGGCGGCGTGTTCACCGAGCCGACGATCGGGCTGAGTTTCCTCACCGCCCTGCTCGCCCTGGCGTTGACGTCGGCGAACTCGCCGAACTGGTTCGCGTTGATCGCCGACGTCAACCCGCCGGAGCACCGGGGCACCGTCTACAGCCTCGGCAACCTGGTCAACGGGGTCGGTCGGGCGACCGGCAACGCGCTGCTGCCGGTCGCCCTGCGGGCCGTCGGCGGTGTCGTCCCACCGCCGTTGAACTACGCCGTCGGCCTCGCCGTGTTCCAGCTGTTCTTCATCCCGACCGGGATCATGTACTGGCTGGCGTCCCGGACCGCACCGGGCGACATCGCCGACGTGCACACCCTGCTCAGCGAACGCGCTGCCGGGCCCAGACGGTGA
- a CDS encoding glycoside hydrolase family 13 protein, with the protein MNTPSTRTRDGAGTEWWREAVIYQIYPRSFADSDGDGIGDLPGVVDRLDDLVALGIDAIWLSPFYPSPQADAGYDVADYRDVDPIFGRLTDADRLIAEAHRRGLRVIVDLVPNHTSSAHPWFVEALGAEPGSAARDRYVFRDGRGQHGDRPPNSWRSVFGGPAWTRTDNPDGTPGQWYLHLFDAGQPDLNWDSEQVRDEFVAILRFWLDRGVDGFRVDVAHGLVKQADLADWHYPEETTSGDHVDQPRPPMWDQDGVHEIYRQWRSVLDEHPGQQILVAEAWVQPAERLAAYVRPDEMHQAFNFEYLEAAWTSDAQRTVIERSLAATDKVGAPTTWVLSNHDVLRHATRLALPIGAARPRGIGANDPQPDTALGLRRARAATLLMLALPGSAYLYQGEELGLPEHTTLPDEVRQDPTWRRTDHTERGRDGCRVPIPWEADSPSYGFGPTDASWLPQPPVWAEYALDRQRDVPGSTYELYRTALRLRRDLGLGAGRLRWLESPEDVLACCVDEVTVVTNFGAEPVSLPPGTEPLIASGPLNGSGRVPTDVTVWARQRVR; encoded by the coding sequence TCGTCGCCCTCGGCATCGACGCGATCTGGCTGTCTCCGTTCTACCCGTCGCCGCAGGCCGACGCCGGCTACGACGTCGCCGACTACCGCGACGTCGACCCGATCTTCGGCCGGCTGACCGACGCCGACCGGCTGATCGCCGAGGCCCACCGCCGAGGGCTCCGGGTGATCGTCGACCTGGTGCCGAACCACACCTCGTCGGCACACCCCTGGTTCGTCGAGGCGCTCGGCGCCGAGCCGGGCAGCGCGGCCCGGGACCGGTACGTTTTCCGCGACGGCCGCGGCCAGCACGGGGACCGGCCACCGAACAGCTGGCGGTCCGTCTTCGGCGGCCCGGCCTGGACCAGGACCGACAACCCGGACGGTACGCCGGGCCAGTGGTACCTGCACCTGTTCGACGCCGGCCAGCCCGACCTCAACTGGGACTCCGAGCAGGTCCGCGACGAGTTCGTGGCCATCCTGCGGTTCTGGCTGGACCGGGGCGTCGACGGCTTCCGGGTCGACGTGGCGCACGGCCTGGTCAAGCAGGCCGACCTGGCCGACTGGCACTACCCGGAGGAGACCACCTCCGGCGACCACGTCGACCAGCCCCGTCCGCCGATGTGGGACCAGGACGGCGTACACGAGATCTACCGGCAGTGGCGGTCGGTGCTGGACGAGCACCCCGGGCAGCAGATCCTGGTCGCCGAGGCGTGGGTGCAGCCGGCGGAGCGGCTCGCCGCGTACGTCCGACCGGACGAGATGCACCAGGCGTTCAACTTCGAATATCTGGAGGCGGCGTGGACCTCCGACGCGCAGCGTACGGTGATCGAACGCTCGTTGGCCGCCACCGACAAGGTCGGCGCGCCCACCACCTGGGTGTTGTCCAACCATGACGTGCTGCGCCACGCCACCCGGCTGGCGCTGCCGATCGGCGCGGCCCGGCCGCGCGGCATCGGCGCGAACGACCCGCAGCCGGACACCGCGCTCGGGCTGCGCCGGGCCCGCGCCGCCACCCTGCTGATGCTGGCCCTGCCCGGCTCGGCCTACCTCTACCAGGGTGAGGAGCTGGGTCTGCCGGAGCACACCACGCTGCCCGACGAGGTCCGGCAGGACCCGACCTGGCGGCGTACCGACCACACCGAGCGCGGCCGGGACGGCTGCCGGGTGCCGATCCCGTGGGAGGCGGACAGCCCGTCGTACGGGTTCGGGCCGACCGACGCCAGCTGGCTGCCGCAGCCACCGGTGTGGGCCGAGTACGCCCTCGACCGGCAGCGCGACGTGCCGGGGTCGACCTACGAGCTGTACCGGACGGCGTTGCGGCTGCGCCGCGACCTGGGGCTTGGTGCCGGCCGGCTGCGGTGGCTGGAGTCGCCGGAGGACGTGCTCGCCTGCTGCGTCGACGAGGTGACCGTGGTGACGAACTTCGGTGCCGAGCCGGTGTCGCTGCCGCCGGGCACCGAACCGCTGATCGCCAGCGGTCCGTTGAACGGCAGCGGACGGGTGCCGACCGACGTCACCGTCTGGGCCCGGCAGCGCGTTCGCTGA